The Desulfolucanica intricata nucleotide sequence GTCCGTGATGTCCTGAGCATTAAAATTGCCGGATCCACTTCCATGCTGCCCATTACAGAAGCACTGGCCCAATATTATCAAAAAAAACATCCTGAGATACATGTCAATGTACTGGGAGGGGACTCCACTATTGGTATGCAAGGTGTGGTTAATGATATTGTGGACATAAGCGCCCTGTCCAGAACTTTAACTCCGAGCGAACAAAAAAATCTAAACTATTATGTAATTGCTAAGGATGAGCTATACATAATTGTTCATCCCCAAAACCCCATTACAAAAATGAAAATTACTCAGGTTCAAGAAATATACAACGGTAAAATTACTAATTGGAGGCAGCTAGGCGGTCCTGATCAAGTTATTTCGGTGATTGCCAGAGAAGAAGGTTCGGGAACTCACAGCGTTTTTAAAGATGTAGTTATGAGTAAAGACACTAATATTACCGAAGAGGCGGCAATAATGCCTTCTACCGGCGCAGTAAAGGCTGCTGTTGCTCGTGACAGATACGCCATTGGATATATCTCTTCGAACTATTTGAGTAAAGAAGTTAAAACCTTAATAATTAGCCATGGTAATCAAGAGTCCGAATCTCTGGCAAGGTCATTAGTATATGTTACCAAGAAACAGGTTAGCCCACAAACTCGGGACTTTTTGGAATTTGCTACCGGTGCTGAGGCACAAAATATAATTACTAATCTTAGTAGGAGATAAAGTAATAACAGTAAAAAAACAGCTAAAACTACAATGAAAACTCCCTCATCAGAGATCAAAGGCGGGGAGTTTTACTTTTATTTTAAATATTATAAATTTAACTAAGCATAATAAAGGTATGACAAAGTTAAAATTATGGAAGGATTATGTAATAAAATGTAGAACTGAAAACTTTGGCACTTTTATAGTGGAAAATGGCAAATAGGAGGGAATTTTTTTGAATAATGTTACTTTGTTAAAACACCCGGTGGTCAGTGATCGGCTGACAACTCTTCGCCACCGGGATACCGAAATTGAACTTTTTCGAAGGGCCTTGAGGGAGTTAGGATTCTTTCTGGCTATGGAAGCTACCAGTAAATTGCCGTTGGTAAAATCAAGGGTTGTTACTCCGTTAGGTATAGAAGTTGACAGTGAGGAGTTAGATTCGGCTAAAGTGCTGCTGGCCCCTATTTTAAGAGCAGGTTTGGGGTTTGTAGAGAGTTTCCTGGAACTGGTGCCCAGGGCTAAAATTGCACACATCGGCATTTCCAGGGATCATGATACCTTAAAAGCAATGCCTTATCTGAATTCATTGCCCGGTAATCCTGAATATTTTGATGCTATATTTATGCTGGACCCAATGCTGGCCACCGGAAACAGTGCCGTTAAGGCACTGGAAATTCTCACAGAGGGAGGGTTTAAACCGGAAAAAATCATACTGGTATGTGCATTTGCTGTGCAAGAAGGAATTAAACAAGTTTATGAGAAATTTCCTGCTGTACATATTGTAACTGCCACTGTAGATTGGAGTTTAAATGATTTGGGGTACATTGTACCCGGTCTGGGGGATGCCGGGGATAGATTGTATTTAATTTGATTTTAGGGGGAAGGACTCTATTGAGTAGACGAGAAATTCAGGTTGAGGAAAAGCTGCCGCTGCAAACAGCTTTGCCGCTCAGTTTGCAGCATTTATTTGCTATGTTCGGAGCTACCGTGCTGGTACCGGTTTTATTTAATGTTAATCCTGGAACAGTTTTGCTGTTTAACGGTATTGGCACACTGTTATATTTATTAATCTGTAAGGGAAGGATCCCTGCTTATTTGGGTTCCAGCTTTGCATTTATTTCTCCGGTTATGGTTGTTTTATCTAAATATGATTACAGTGCTGCCCTGGGGGGGTTTATTGCCGTTGGTTTGGTCTTTACTGTTGTAGCTTTGTTAATAGGTGTGGTAGGGACTAAATGGATTGATGTTGTTTTCCCTGCTGCTGCCATGGGAGCAATTGTTGCGGTCATTGGTCTGGAACTGGCCCCGGTAGCGGCTCAGATGGCCGGTCTGTTGGGAGAACCCGGGAAGCCCTATATACCGGATACAAAAGTAATAACTGTTTCCATGTTTACTCTGGCAGTAACTGTTCTTGGGTCAGTTGTTTTTCGGGGGTTTTTAGCAATAATCCCAATCTTGATTGGAATTGTATCCGGATATATTTTAAGTTTTTTTATGGGAATGGTGAATACTGAAATGATTGCCACGGCCGATTGGCTGGCGGTACCGGATATTTATACTCCGTCCTTTAACCCGGAGGCCATTGCGATTATATTACCTGCTGCTCTGGTAGTAATTGCTGAACATATTGGTCACTTGTTTGTAACCGGTAATATTGTAGGTCGGGACTTAAGTCAAAACCCGGGCTTAAGCCGCTCAATGTTAGGAAACGGATTATCCACTTTGTTGTCCGGTTTTTTTGGTTCTACACCAAATACTACTTATGGGGAAAATATCGGAGTAATGGCTATAACTAAAGTGTACAGCGTTTGGGTGATTGGTGGGACGGCTTTTATTGCTGTTATATTATCTTTTGTAGGTAAGCTTGCTGCGATTATTCAAAGTATTCCCACACCTGTTATGGGGGGAGTATCTCTTTTGCTTTTTGGGGTAATTGCTGCTTCCGGTATTCGAATGCTGGTAGAATCAAAGATTGATTACAGTAAAGCCCGCAATTTAGTTCTTACCTCGGTGGTGTTAATTATAGGTATCAGTGGTGCTCAGGTACAATTAGGTGCGGTAAGTTTAAAGGGTATGGGACTGGCTACGGTGATTTCCATTGCCTTAAGTCTTGTACTAAAGGTGCTGGATTTATTAGGTTTAACTAATGAAGCTGTATAATAAATTATAAAACAGCTATGTTTCGGTGAACCCGGGACATAGTTGTTTTATTTAGTGATTAAGGAATTTTATAAATAATTGGTTAATTTTTCAATGTTGGGAGTGATATTTTTCACTAGTGGCAAGGACATTTAGAACCTTTTGTAGAAATTATAACTCATACTGTCGGGAAGGAGACTTAATATTATGGTCATAAAATTTCATCAACAGATTTATAATGCTCTTGAAAGTGAAAGCTTAAAAGAAATAGACTTGGATTTTAAATTTACTTTCGGGTGTACGGAGGACTGCATGGGCAGCTGCTGTATGATGATTGATATTCTTTTGGATCCCTGGGATGTAGAAACTATGGCCCGTTATCTAAATACCAGCGGGCAGGAGTTTGTCCAAAAATATTGCCTTTATGAGATAGGAAACGGCTCCGATTGGCCGCACGTTAAACTGAAGGATGCTGCAAGCGGCCCATGCACCTTTTTAAAGGAGGACGGTAAGTGCGAAATATATCCGGTGCGTCCTCGGAATTGTCGAACCGCACCGGTGGGCCGGGCAGTACGCTTCAATTATGATGGCGAACAGGTAGTAACAGAAGAGAAGATTTTTATGATTCCTCCAACAGAGACTTGTGCCGGTTTTGAAACAGGTCGACAGTGGACAGTACGAGAGTGGTTCCAGGATGCTGATGCTTTTAAATATTATAAATTTTCCGACCATTATACGGAATTGATTAATTATGCTCTTGTTAAATTAAGCAGCCGGAAGTGGATGTCCTCAGCTATTGCCCGGATGATGAGCCCGTTTCTGTATGGTCCTGAAATTTTACGGGCCAAACTGGGAATTAGTGAGGAAGAAGTCAGTCATGAGGAATTTTATCTGCGTCGTATTAAAGCCTTAAAGGTTATTTTGACCGATATGGCGGCCGGGTTTGGTTTTGGGCCGCTTGCTGAGCAGTTTAAAGCAGAAGGTACAGGGGCTATGTTTGCAGGAAGTATGATGGATAGGGTTAAAAAAATCTTATTACCATAAGAAGTAAAGTTCTTTTTTGCTGAAATATCATTAAATATAATGGATTAGGGGTAAAATATTTTATGAAAGAAATAGTGTTGGCAGCGGCGGGCTACAAGCAGCAGCTAGCAGGATTTTCGATTGCTGCTAAAAAACCCGTTGTTGTTTATGGTACTATGGATGGAAATATTCTGGCCGGTTTAATGAATTCTTCGCAGATTCCGGTCTATCTATATGAGACCGGCTGAGATTGCATTCGCAAAGTGGTTGCCGTGGGCAGCCTATATAAGGTCTGGGCAGATTTGCCGGAGGATATCGAAGAACTCAACTATCTGATGAAAAACTTTAGAGATTATTTTGGGTGGGATTGGTCAGAAGTTATGGCCGGGGCGGAGGAGCCTTTTGATTACCATAAGGACTGGGACGGTTATATTGCAATAAAAGACTTAAAGAAATGCAGTGGTCTAATGGTTGCAGATTTACATGCTGAGAATGTATATAAAATAATATTGGGGTAAGGCAGCCGCTTGATGCGGCTTTTTTTTGTCTAATACCCACTTAAATTTGGGTGTTTTAACGAATAAATGGTATAGGGAGTAGGGGGTGGATAAATGGGTTTTTATTAGTAAGATCTGTATATGATTAGCAGCTAAAAACCAAAAAAATCAATTGGGGGAGAGACATAATGAAAAAATACCGTGTACTGACTATGGTATTGGTATTGGGCATCCTGGTTACCTCGTTGTTTGGTTGTTTAGGTACAAGCCCTGCCCAGGCAGGTACCACAACTACAACTTACTTGGTTTACTATGTACAACCGGGGGACACCCTGTGGGTTATTTCCAATAATTATGGGACTAGCGTGAACAAATTGGTGCAGTCTAATAACCTAAAGTCCTCTATGATATATGTAGGGCAGCGTCTGTTAATACCTTTAAACGGTGGGAGAAGTTATGATTCTCAAAAATATGTAGTAAAGTATGGCGATACCCTATATCTAATTGCCAAACGTTTCGGTACAACTGTCAGTAAGTTAGTAAGTACTAATAATCTTAAGAGTTATAATATTTATCCGGGACAAGTCTTATATATTCCTGCCGATAATTCTATACCATCCCCGGCTCCCCAGAATCCGACTCAACCACAACCCGCTCCGTCAACGGTTAGTGGAATGACTGCCGATGAGCAGCAAATGCTGAATTTAGTGAATCAGGAAAGAGCTAAGGTGGGACTTCCGGCTTTAAAATCAGATTTGAATTTAGTTAAAGTTGCCCGCTTAAAAGCTCAAGACATGATTAAGTTGAATTATTTTAGTCACACATCTCCAACTTATGGCTCACCATTTGATATGATGAAGCAGTTTGGTATTAGTTACAGCTATGCCGGTGAAAATCTGGCGGGTGCTTCTACTGTGCAAAGTGCCCATACAAATCTTATGAATTCACCAGGTCACCGGGCTAATATCTTAAGTAAAAATTTTGGTAAAGTAGGTA carries:
- a CDS encoding YkgJ family cysteine cluster protein, which codes for MVIKFHQQIYNALESESLKEIDLDFKFTFGCTEDCMGSCCMMIDILLDPWDVETMARYLNTSGQEFVQKYCLYEIGNGSDWPHVKLKDAASGPCTFLKEDGKCEIYPVRPRNCRTAPVGRAVRFNYDGEQVVTEEKIFMIPPTETCAGFETGRQWTVREWFQDADAFKYYKFSDHYTELINYALVKLSSRKWMSSAIARMMSPFLYGPEILRAKLGISEEEVSHEEFYLRRIKALKVILTDMAAGFGFGPLAEQFKAEGTGAMFAGSMMDRVKKILLP
- the upp gene encoding uracil phosphoribosyltransferase, yielding MNNVTLLKHPVVSDRLTTLRHRDTEIELFRRALRELGFFLAMEATSKLPLVKSRVVTPLGIEVDSEELDSAKVLLAPILRAGLGFVESFLELVPRAKIAHIGISRDHDTLKAMPYLNSLPGNPEYFDAIFMLDPMLATGNSAVKALEILTEGGFKPEKIILVCAFAVQEGIKQVYEKFPAVHIVTATVDWSLNDLGYIVPGLGDAGDRLYLI
- a CDS encoding phosphate ABC transporter substrate-binding protein; the protein is MLKKLFFIFLMVLVVFLQGCSFSILTVRDVLSIKIAGSTSMLPITEALAQYYQKKHPEIHVNVLGGDSTIGMQGVVNDIVDISALSRTLTPSEQKNLNYYVIAKDELYIIVHPQNPITKMKITQVQEIYNGKITNWRQLGGPDQVISVIAREEGSGTHSVFKDVVMSKDTNITEEAAIMPSTGAVKAAVARDRYAIGYISSNYLSKEVKTLIISHGNQESESLARSLVYVTKKQVSPQTRDFLEFATGAEAQNIITNLSRR
- a CDS encoding LysM peptidoglycan-binding domain-containing protein; protein product: MKKYRVLTMVLVLGILVTSLFGCLGTSPAQAGTTTTTYLVYYVQPGDTLWVISNNYGTSVNKLVQSNNLKSSMIYVGQRLLIPLNGGRSYDSQKYVVKYGDTLYLIAKRFGTTVSKLVSTNNLKSYNIYPGQVLYIPADNSIPSPAPQNPTQPQPAPSTVSGMTADEQQMLNLVNQERAKVGLPALKSDLNLVKVARLKAQDMIKLNYFSHTSPTYGSPFDMMKQFGISYSYAGENLAGASTVQSAHTNLMNSPGHRANILSKNFGKVGIGIVDGGPYGKMFVQMFTN
- the uraA gene encoding uracil permease, whose translation is MSRREIQVEEKLPLQTALPLSLQHLFAMFGATVLVPVLFNVNPGTVLLFNGIGTLLYLLICKGRIPAYLGSSFAFISPVMVVLSKYDYSAALGGFIAVGLVFTVVALLIGVVGTKWIDVVFPAAAMGAIVAVIGLELAPVAAQMAGLLGEPGKPYIPDTKVITVSMFTLAVTVLGSVVFRGFLAIIPILIGIVSGYILSFFMGMVNTEMIATADWLAVPDIYTPSFNPEAIAIILPAALVVIAEHIGHLFVTGNIVGRDLSQNPGLSRSMLGNGLSTLLSGFFGSTPNTTYGENIGVMAITKVYSVWVIGGTAFIAVILSFVGKLAAIIQSIPTPVMGGVSLLLFGVIAASGIRMLVESKIDYSKARNLVLTSVVLIIGISGAQVQLGAVSLKGMGLATVISIALSLVLKVLDLLGLTNEAV